Proteins encoded within one genomic window of Polypterus senegalus isolate Bchr_013 chromosome 6, ASM1683550v1, whole genome shotgun sequence:
- the si:dkey-195m11.11 gene encoding uncharacterized protein si:dkey-195m11.11 — MGAPHLLSVTALMTLFAVQCAPVLTNAVIPTPSLTLYSPDDPSKITLSSSVTLMCKLPRQPRFTVNVFFGRGWQPHRNDTIKVVDSSYKGYNTEAKVTLTELIPEDESLYTCWFAFTSDSSQRSEYSPPLNITASLLPPPTSQISPEVIGPGQDYTIFCHTPKIFSNVTFFMYFHGNAYILPYNQSVDLSYGQNRIYKSMKMTDDYSNGNYSCTFNVKINGRILKSPHSRMVEVAKETLPLRLESDSTCAGRLEVFIRGFWGAVCDYGFDENSANVVCKILNCGQAVFGSYVQKSSFKPGTGPYALNMIRCAGNESHLYECKTGAIRPSCYNQNDVGVICSGFMPNLAISLEGYRQTSKQHIYVGSTIVLTCTLSGTQYSSTTRVWVKLTRSQQGSSYVSTLTNGYASVGESIRLSVGPVESTDSGVYQCTADIEDFGSRLTVVSVPLTITVGKSYIVQICCAVFSFLIGAAILLYICLCRAKSQEE, encoded by the exons cTGTGATCCCAACTCCTTCCCTCACTTTGTACAGTCCTGATGATCCCAGCAAAATTACTCTTTCCTCTTCAGTGACACTGATGTGCAAGCTTCCTCGTCAACCTCGATTTACGGTGAACGTTTTCTTTGGTAGGGGTTGGCAGCCTCACAGAAATGACACCATCAAAGTAGTTGACTCGAGTTACAAAGGCTATAATACGGAAGCAAAAGTAACTTTGACGGAACTCATTCCAGAAGATGAGAGCCTGTACACGTGCTGGTTTGCATTTACCAGTGATTCCAGTCAGCGCTCCGAGTACAGCCCTCCACTGAATATTACTGCCT cCCTTCTCCCGCCCCCCACCAGCCAGATTTCTCCAGAAGTCATTGGTCCTGGACAAGACTACACAATATTCTGTCATACTcctaaaatattttctaatgtcACCTTCTTTATGTACTTCCACGGCAATGCCTATATACTGCCATACAACCAATCTGTGGACTTGTCTTATGGGCAGAACAGAATTTACAAGAGCATGAAAATGACTGATGATTACAGTAATGGAAATTACTCATGCACTTTTAATGTGAAGATTAACGGGCGCATTCTTAAATCACCTCACAGCAGAATGGTGGAAGTGGCCAAAG aaacTTTACCACTTCGACTTGAGTCAGACAGCACTTGCGCTGGGAGGCTCGAGGTGTTTATCCGAGGCTTCTGGGGTGCTGTTTGTGATTACGGCTTTGATGAAAACTCTGCAAATGTGGTTTGCAAAATTCTGAATTGTGGCCAAGCAGTTTTTGGGTCCTATGTACAAAAGAGTTCATTTAAGCCTGGAACCGGGCCCTATGCCCTGAACATGATTCGTTGTGCTGGCAATGAGTCTCACCTCTATGAGTGTAAAACAGGCGCCATTAGGCCGTCCTGCTACAACCAGAATGATGTAGGAGTCATCTGCTCAG GTTTCATGCCAAACTTAGCCATTTCTCTTGAGGGATATCGTCAAACTTCAAAACAGCACATTTATGTGGGCAGTACGATAGTATTGACGTGCACACTATCAGGAACACAATATTCTTCCACTACAAGG GTTTGGGTGAAATTGACAAGATCTCAGCAGGGGTCTAGCTATGTGTCAACTCTCACAAATGGCTATGCGAGTGTTGGAGAGAGCATTCGGTTATCTGTTGGCCCAGTGGAGTCTACAGACAGCGGTGTTTACCAGTGCACAGCAGACATCGAGGACTTTGGGAGTAGGTTGACAGTGGTGAGCGTACCACTGACCATCACGGTTGGAA AATCTTATATTGTACAGATCTGCTGTgctgttttttcatttcttattggCGCTGCCATTCTGCTATATATCTGTCTTTGTCGGGCCAAAAGTCAGGAGGAATGA